TATTGAGCTATAAGGTATACCTGAGTTAAGGTCTGCTTCCTTTCCCAACTTAGTTTTTCCTTTTAACAATATTGACTTCTCATGTTTCATGAATAGACCACTTCGAATAACAAGTATATCACCACCcttgatatttttgaaagttTCTGGATCCATTATTTCACCAGCGTTGTATTTAAATACAGTAATGCCGAAAgttctattattaattggtGGTAGTAACGTGTTAAGATCTGTTCCTTGGATTGCTTCCAAAACTCGCGGCACAAAGGGCCCTTTTTCTagagatatttttttgccAAGCATTTCCCTACTACAATCCAGTATTTTAGATCCATATTCAACCGAATAGTAGTTAAGAATACCCAATGAAAACTTCAGCGGTATGTAACTCTGTTTTGCAATTGCTGTCTTTCTTGGATGttttttatcatattgaattgaaatatgCAACTGTGAATAATCTTCAAATAAGAAATAGAAGTCTCTAAAATTAACTTCCTCATTCAATCTTTTATCTATTTCATAATCGTCTACctctaaaatatatttaacaTTAGGATCAAATAAATGCCGAGgattctttttatttatccACCATGTGTCCCAAGGATCAAATGCTATAcagttttttttcagttgCTCCATGTACAGGTGAGTATTCGTGGTATCCAGCCTATTATGCCTTGCtaaacaaattttaaacttCGTAAAAgctaaattattttaaaaatatcgaCTCTTAGTTTACAATCATGAATCAGTGATATAGATTAAGAAagtcaaatattttaattcagaGATTgttaaaattgatatttaaaGTGGAAGAAAAGCAGCaaagtataaaaatattctattcCTGCTCAAA
The window above is part of the Henningerozyma blattae CBS 6284 chromosome 2, complete genome genome. Proteins encoded here:
- the TBLA0B06550 gene encoding uncharacterized protein (similar to Saccharomyces cerevisiae BBC1 (YJL020C); ancestral locus Anc_5.170) produces the protein MEQLKKNCIAFDPWDTWWINKKNPRHLFDPNVKYILEVDDYEIDKRLNEEVNFRDFYFLFEDYSQLHISIQYDKKHPRKTAIAKQSYIPLKFSLGILNYYSVEYGSKILDCSREMLGKKISLEKGPFVPRVLEAIQGTDLNTLLPPINNRTFGITVFKYNAGEIMDPETFKNIKGGDILVIRSGLFMKHEKSILLKGKTKLGKEADLNSGIPYSSIISDFDIEKGKLRVIEEYHDKIIQNSYSLDQLKRGQLRIFRVVDRECIGW